The following is a genomic window from Oncorhynchus kisutch isolate 150728-3 linkage group LG6, Okis_V2, whole genome shotgun sequence.
TGTGTTGAAAAAATCGACCAGAAAGAAGTCCTCCAGTTCAGCGAGGACCTCATGCGGGAGGAGATCCGGAACAGTTTGAGGTTGGCACGCTTTTTCTCCATCCTGCTTCAAGATGTGACAAACATCGAGGGAAAAGATCAGATCCCAGTTTTCATCAGGTCCGTCACTGTGGCAGGGTTCCCCCAGAAACACCTCATGGGTTTCCTGCCCTGTTATGCAGATGCTGAGGGCCTGTTTTACATGCTGCTCTCAGAAATTCGGAATAAGTGGGGGCTGCGGATGGAGCATTGTCGAGGACTTACCTACCTGACCACAGGTGGTTTATGTCAGAAAATGAAGGATCTCACCAGCAGGATTCTGCAGGAGTTTCCTCAGGTAGTGCTAGCACCTAGTGACCCATATGCCTTTAACATGTGGCTAATCCGCTCCATGCCCATACCTTATATCCAGAAGGTTGTGAACACAGTGGAGGAGGTCGCCAAAATAATTAGAGGATCCCCAGATCTTTGGGAAAGACTGGAGGTGAAAATCAAGTCTTCATACAGCCACCTTAAAGGTGAAGTGGACAGGATCATAGAGGCTTCCCAGAACACCTGGGAGTATGGTGTTGATGCCTTCCAGACCATGTTGGACATTCTTGAACCATTCCTCGCCTGCATCAACGAGGTGTGCTCGGCTGCGAACGCAGACACCGCTACTTGTGAGCAGATGGCCAAGCTCAAGCCGATCCTGAAGAACTTCAATTTCATTATCACCCTGGTTGTTCTGAAGAATACCCTCTGTTGCGTGAGTATCCTCAACCCGAGTCTCAGGGGAGCCATCAGCATCAGCAGCACCTTGCAGTACACAATCTCCAACGCCTTAAAGCTGGTCAACAAACATCTGCAGGAGATCGCAATATTCCACAGGAAGTGGTTTTCTGATGCAGTGGGCAGGGCTAAGAAGCTGGGAGTGGAGGTTGCTAGGCCGGATGAGAGCTCACCTGAGACTGGCGAGGCAGTTGCAACTGAAACCCCTCTGGAGGATTTCTACAGAGAGACTCTGAGCAGGCAGATCTTACAGTACCTTGTTGCGGAGGTAAAGAGGGTGTTCAGCACGGAGATGGTACGGATTCTGAGATGGCTCTCATTGGTGCCGTCTTACATGGCTGACCACAATTTCAGTATCCGCAGGGATAAAGTGGCGGACGCAAACTTGAACAACCTCGCTCGGCCCGACACGTTTTACGATGAGCTTGGTTGCTGGGAGGTGAAGTGGAGACATGCTAGCAAGCGGAGGATCCTGCCCACAACAgtgtttgcaacattgaaaatccCAGACATTGCATTTTACCCAAATGTGCAGAGCCTGCTGAGAGTTTTGGGCACCATCCCCTGTGTGAACGCAGAGGCAGACGTGTATGGGCAGTACAACATGGTGCTGGAGCGGTACCAGTCTTACCTGAAAGCCACACCGGAGGATAAGAGACTGTGCAACATGGCATTtgtctatgtcaatcaagacgtGCACTTCAATGTGGAAGACATGGTTGAGTCCTATGTGGAGAAGCATATTGACATATTGCAGTTTTTGCATATGGTAAGTTTATTTAAATATAACAGTTATTGTGTTCTTGTTGTTTTTAAAGTCTTTGCGCCGCAATCAAATAAACTGAAGATTTCAAATAATTTGAAAAACTAAACTAAATTAAAGTACTGTAAGTGGATGTTGGATATTTCTTAACTTGTTTTCTTACTAATATTTGCATTTGTAGGTTTCAGTTACTGAACAAAAGCGTTATTTTGCTAATGCTTTTATTTTCTGTTCATAGGATGATGAGGTAATAGAGATGCAGCCTGACGCTGGTAAGGAAGTACAATTATTAATATAATAATTGTATAATATTTATTGCAGTATTGTGTAAATATCAAAACATTTATTAATTATTCCTTCTTGGCTCATGCTCTTCACTGCTTTATTTCAGAACCTGTCTCTGAGAATGATGGGAATCACACTCTAAAAGAGAATGTACAAGAAACACAAGAAGAACCACAGGACATACCCTCTGAGATGGAGACCGAGAGAGTGGGGCAACCGAATCTCCCAGCCACAGAAACTAATAAGGAGGCACTCAAATCTGCTCTGCAGGTTGCTGTGACAGCTGCATATAACAGCCAGAGCAGACAGCCTGGTGAGGCCTCTGCTGAACAGGATGGCGAGGTGGAAGACTCATTGAAGTATGTGTCGAAGTCTGAGATGGAAGAAGTTCTCAGAGTATGCGAGGATGCTGTCAGGGAGGGAATTCTTGTGGAGGTGGGCACTTCCTTTTTCTCTCTGTTCATCGACCGCGTTGTGAAGTTAGGGGAGAAAAAacatcttcctctcttcctcaggTTTGTGGACAGTTTTGATGTCATGCGATTGGAGCTCATGGGATTTCTGGATGTGGATCTTGACTGTGATGCCATGTCAGAGCGCATATTGGAAATTGTCACCAAAGAGTGGCATCTCGATTTGTGTTACTGCAGAGGTCAGGCCTACCTAGGATCTGGTGATGTCTCCTACAAGCTGAAAGCATTTGCCTGCAAAATCCAAGAAAAGTACCCCCTTGCAATATGCACACACTGCTCTTGTTACTCATTTAACATATGGTGGTCAAAATCCACCCCTGTGTCATCAGTCAAACGGGCCCTGGATGTTTTTGAAGAGGTTTTGATGTTTTTTGGGAGCATGCCTATGCTTGAGAAACAACTGGATCATGTCATTGCATTTGGTCTTAGGGAAAGCTATGAAAAGGTTCAAGAATTGCAGGGGAAGTTCTGTACCGTCTGGCAGGAGAAGCACGATTCCTATGAAGTTTTTGTGCAGATGCTGGAGCCCCTTGTCGAATGTTTGGAGAAAATCAAGAGCAACCCACAGAGGTGGAAATCCTCATTCTCTCTAAAAGCTGGAGCACTGCTGCGTTTGATAAGGGACTTTGATTTTATTGTGCCCATGGTAGCCCTGAAGAACACCTCGTCCTTCACCAGGGAACTGAGTGCAGGACTCCAGAAGGATCATTTCAGCGCAGCATCCCAACTCTGCCAGATCAGTGGTATAGTGGCTACTCTTAACAGGGTCAAAACAAACATCAAAGTATTTCACCAGAATTGGTTTGATGAAGCTTGTGCGCTCGCCCAGAGTCTAGGTGTGCAGATAAAAGTGCCTGATAATTCCTCTGCGTCCAGGGATAGCATGATGAAACCAGCTCTGTATTACAAAGATGCACTAAGTGTACCCCTAGTGGACAACCTCACCAATGCTGTTAAGGATCATTTCTCTGAGGACCACAAGGAGGCCCTAAACTTCCTCTCCCTGGTTCCCTGCTCTGTGACTGTGAGTTACATGTTTGAGATCCTGAGGTCAAAGCCTCCTCTCTACGCCAGTGATCTGCCTGACTCCGACAACTTCTTCACCGAGTTGTGCTGCTGGAGGGTGAAGTGGAAGACCAAAGTTGCATCCGTGACCATCCCAGACACCATCTTTCAGACTCTCCGTCTGCCACTTATGCAGTACTTTGGGAACATCAACACACTGCTGAGGATCATGTCTGTGCTACCCAGCACAGTACTGGAGAACTGTGGGGAAGTGATGCGCCACAAGATGTTCCAGGAATACCTGAGGAACACCAGCCCCAAGGACAGGTCCCCATGTCTGGCCATGCTGCAGGTGGGAACCAACTTCAGCAGAGATCTGGACCGGATGGTGACTAAGTGCTTGAAGGTCACTCCCCAGGCTTTAGAGGGCATCTGCTTGGTAAGTTTTCGCTGTTGAAATAAATGTCCATGATTATTACTTTGTCTAATACTTTAAACCTATGTAGTCTTTCAGAGCAGCCTATACTGAAATGttgtcatttaaaaataaatgatttCCTTTTAATGTCTTTTTATTTGACGTTTTTTAGGATAAAGAATCCAAAAGTCTGATGAAGAACTCTGAAGCCAACATGGAAGGTATGTTATAGAAAATATTTGTTACAATGAATCCCCATGTGACTATGTAATTGTAAGGTACTAAATATGTAATAACACTTACCATTTAGTATGTCGGTAATAGTATGTCATTTAGTATGTCGGATGGACCTAGATTTTGTCAAGTGACTAAATGAATTAACTCTCTCTGATAGAAAATTATAGAACTTGAACTGAGTAAATTGAATTCAATAATTTACCTTGTATATTTTCAGTCGATCATGGCAAAGATGGAACAGAGGACCTTGAGAATCAGTCTTCTGACAAGAAAGAGAACCAGGAAATGAAAGCGGTGGATGAGAATGGGCACACTGGAGATAATCGACAGAGTTTGGAAATGGTTTTCAGACTGGCTGCACGTCTAGGGAAAAAGAAGTGCCAGCTCTCCGAACTCTCCAAAGAAGATCAAGTCCTTCTCATCCAGGATCTCGGCCTGTGCCACTGGTTTGGAAGAGATGGCAAGTTCACGCTTAACGTAGGAGAGGAGGAAATGGTAGAGCTTCTCACAAAATCCATCAGGGAAGTCATACTCTTAGAAATACAGGAGTCCCCCTTCTTTTCTCTTATCACAGATAAACCTGTTGTAATTGCTAATAAGAGCTATCTGCCTGTCTTTGTCAGATATGTTGGGGAATGCGCCCCCAAGGTAGAGCTCATTGGTTTTTTGCGATTTTTTGAAACCTGTGACGTTGATGTTCAAGTCAAGAATCTTTCAGCAACTATAACCGAAGATTGGGGATTGCCGATGAGTCAGTGTCGTGGACAAGCATTCATGCGCATGGGCTCAGGTTGTCACAGCCTGAAGAAGATGTCTTTGGAGTTCCTCGAGAGCTATCCTCTGTCTGTCATCACACCCAGTGAGTCTTGTGGTCTTGCCTGTTGGCTAGCAGGAAGTGTACACTGCCCACCTGTCACAAAGATGCTGGGAATTGTGGAAGATCTTCTACTGTTCTTTGACCAGTCACCTGGACTGGAGGCAGAGCTAGCACAGGCCGTGGATGGGTTACTGAATACACCTCGGGAGGCCTTGGAGGAGATTCCAGAAACCTGTTGCTCCAGGTGGAAGAAGAGGGAGGACTTTTTTGATCTCCTAGTCGACACATTGGAGGGAGTCTTGAGTTGCCTGGATTCAGTTAGTTCCAGCGCCACAGGCAATATGTCACTACATGCACAGGTCCTCGCCACTGCTTTGAGAGAGAGGGATTTTGTCGTCACACTTGTGATCCTGAAGAACGCATGTTCTCCTCTTCGAAACTGCAGCACTGTTTTCCGCTGTGGTAACCCTGCTGACATCATCTGTGAGGTGGAGAAGATCGTACCAATTATAGAGACACTGAACAAGATGTTGGagaacataagcactgtacacacaccttgGTTTGAAGAGGCATTCCAACTAGCATCCAAGGTGGCCCCTCAGCAAGTATGTTTCCCAGAGGAAGCTAACTCTTATGAGTCTCCAGAGGTGTACTACAGGGACAACTTTAGTGTTCCTGTACTGCGCTGCCTCATTGACGAAATGAAGTACAACTTCTCTGACAGTCATTTGAAAGCCTTGAagctcctgtctcttcttcccaCCTGCAATCCACAGCCCATTTCAGAGCCAATCCGCGCAGAGTCCACAGACAAGCTATACAGTCTCTACCTGTCTGACCTCCCTGATCCTGACACAGTAGAGCAGGATATCAGTAACTGGGCCACAGTGTGGAAAGAGAAATATCAGGACATGTCACCACCAGCTTCTATCTCTGAGATACTGCTTCACCCAGAATCTCAAAGCCATCCCACAGTGACAATGCTGCTCAGACTGGTGGCTGTTCTACCGAGTGTCAGTATGGAGTGGGACCTGATGAAGACCACCCTGAACTCCATGAGGGCTCTGCTGAAGAACACTGTCTGCAAGGGCAGCAAAACCGACACCGTGATGCTTCTCATGCATTACCCAACTGTTCAAAGACTAAGGGAGGTCATTGAGAAGTGCATCGAAGTTGACCCAGAAAGCATCCCATGTCTTGAGCAGGTAAATTAAAAGCAATACTCATTCTAGCATTCCAAAGCTGATGTTTTAAGGACTGATTTTATTGATACACTGGTTTTTGTCTGCATAGAAAAGTCTTGGACGGGCCActtaagtgtttttttttgttgggcCGCCTATATCCAAACGGAAAAAAATAAATctatatgcagtaccagtcaaaatcttggacacacctactctttccaggttttgtctttatttttactattttctacattgtagaataatagtgaagagatcaaaactgtgaaataacacacatggaatcatgtagtaaccaaaaaagtattaaacaaatcagaatattttatatttgagattcttcaaagtagccaccctttgccttgatgacagctttgcacactcttggcattctctcaaccagcttcatggggtagtcacctggaatgcatttcaattaacaggtgtgccttgttaatttgtggaatttctttccttaattcatttgagccaatccgttgtgttgtgacaaggtaggggtggaatacagaagatgccctatttggtaaaagaccaagtccatattatggcaagaactgctcaaataagcaaaaagaaacaacattccatcattactttaagacctgaaggtcagtcaatcctgaaaatgccaagaactttgaaagtttcttcaagtgcagttgcaaaaaccatcaagcgctatgatgaaactggctctcatgaggaccgccacaggaaattaagacccagagttacctctgctgcagaggatatgttcgtaagttaccagcctcagaaattgcagcccaaataaatgcttcacagagttcaagtaacagatacatctccacatcagctgttcagaggagactgtgaatcaggccttcttggtcgaattgctgcaacgaaaccactactaaaggacaccaataagaagaccaagaaacacgagcaatggacactagaccggtggaaatctgtcctttggtctggtctgatgagtccaaatgtgagatttttacttctaactgctgtgtctttgtgagattaggtgaacggataatctctgcgtgtgtggttcccaccgtgaagcatggaggaggtggtgtgatggtgtggggttgctttgctggtgacactgtcagtgattttatttagaattcaaggcacacttaaccagcattgctatcacagcattctgcagcgatacgccagtCCCGCTATGCGTGAACCAGATGggatatcatttgtttttcaacaggacaatgatccaacacacctccaggctgtgtaagggctatttgaccaagaaggagagtgatggagtgctgtatcagatgacctgacctcaagccaattgagatggtttcggATGactcggaccgcagagtgaaggaaaagcagccaacaagtgttcagcgtatgtgggaactccttcaagactgttgaaaagcatttcaggtgaagctggttgagagaatgccaggcgtgtgcaaagggtggctactttgaagaatagtttcacttttgtggttactacatgatgtactatttcatagtgttgattacttcactattattctacaatgtagaaaatagtctaaataaataaaaaccctgaaatgagtatgagtgtccaaacttttgatatATACAGTGAGCACCATAATTCATTGGACAGtgatcttttttgttgttgttattttggtTCTGTACTCTAGCACTTTGAGTTTGAATGGATACAATGACAATTAGGGTGAAgagcagactgtcagctttaatttgagggtattttcatacatatcggcTGAACCATTTAGAAATCATAGAAGCTTGTATACATAGTCCCCGCCATTTACGGGCATCAAAAAGCATTGGACAGTTTAACATATTGTAGAATAAAGTATCAATTGTTAATATTTGGTCGCATATCCTTTGCATGCAATGACTGCTTGAAGTATGCGATGCATCGACATCACCAGACGCCGGGTATCTTCCCTGGTGATGCTCTGCCAGGCCTGTACTGCAGCCATCTTCAGTTCCTGGGACTTCTTGCCTTCAGTCTCCTCTTCAGCATGTAAAATGCATGTTCAATTGGATTCAGATGCGGTGATTGACTCGGCCAGTCAAGGATTTTCCACTTTTTGGCCATCAAAAACCCCTTCGTTGCTTCGTTgcagtatgtttagggtcattgtcttgttgcacGATGAAGTGCCGTCCAATGAGTTTGGAGGCTAAAGAGAGAGCACAGTGGTCTTCCTCAGTCTACCGGGTCTTTTGACATAATTGAGTTCACCGGTTGTTGTTTTTTCTTGTTAATGATGAACCAAACTGTTGACTTGGGCATGCCCAGGGTTTTTGCAATGTTcctgattgattgattttcaTTTCTGAGCCCTATTACGGCCAGCTTCATTTGCATCGACACTGCTGTCTTCCTCATGTTGTCACACCCCAACAACAACCTCCAAAGGCAATAGGAAAGTCTATAATCAATACTATTCGTCAACAGCTCATTCACTAACAACAAAAATGAATACACCTGCCTAACAACACACATCTGTGAAGCCAATTCAACAAATACTTGTAGTACCTTAAAATGGGGGGACCATGTACAAAAGgtgctgtcatttctaaacggttcagccgatatgtatgaaaatacccttaaATTAAAGCCGACAGTCTGCACTTCATTGTCATTGTATCGTTTCAAACTCAGTGCTCGAGTACAGAAccaaaataacacaa
Proteins encoded in this region:
- the LOC109891803 gene encoding uncharacterized protein LOC109891803, producing MDPKMPNRCAAPNCNIYTDKSDVPFFRFPLDSERCKQWLNNCHRSDLEPKTPEELHNSFQICANHFDPSLICRDSTLRTSLKEGAIPTRFDFTSHLNKPSGHNRNKRIREPAEAELASLKKAKGDWFEDDAPSEVKDKPGENSATCDLQQEEQKREDVANSKAKEILKVYFKETLAFTGFSIGNDANPNTDEPMGDHRGQQSLNPICVEKIDQKEVLQFSEDLMREEIRNSLRLARFFSILLQDVTNIEGKDQIPVFIRSVTVAGFPQKHLMGFLPCYADAEGLFYMLLSEIRNKWGLRMEHCRGLTYLTTGGLCQKMKDLTSRILQEFPQVVLAPSDPYAFNMWLIRSMPIPYIQKVVNTVEEVAKIIRGSPDLWERLEVKIKSSYSHLKGEVDRIIEASQNTWEYGVDAFQTMLDILEPFLACINEVCSAANADTATCEQMAKLKPILKNFNFIITLVVLKNTLCCVSILNPSLRGAISISSTLQYTISNALKLVNKHLQEIAIFHRKWFSDAVGRAKKLGVEVARPDESSPETGEAVATETPLEDFYRETLSRQILQYLVAEVKRVFSTEMVRILRWLSLVPSYMADHNFSIRRDKVADANLNNLARPDTFYDELGCWEVKWRHASKRRILPTTVFATLKIPDIAFYPNVQSLLRVLGTIPCVNAEADVYGQYNMVLERYQSYLKATPEDKRLCNMAFVYVNQDVHFNVEDMVESYVEKHIDILQFLHMDDEVIEMQPDAEPVSENDGNHTLKENVQETQEEPQDIPSEMETERVGQPNLPATETNKEALKSALQVAVTAAYNSQSRQPGEASAEQDGEVEDSLKYVSKSEMEEVLRVCEDAVREGILVEVGTSFFSLFIDRVVKLGEKKHLPLFLRFVDSFDVMRLELMGFLDVDLDCDAMSERILEIVTKEWHLDLCYCRGQAYLGSGDVSYKLKAFACKIQEKYPLAICTHCSCYSFNIWWSKSTPVSSVKRALDVFEEVLMFFGSMPMLEKQLDHVIAFGLRESYEKVQELQGKFCTVWQEKHDSYEVFVQMLEPLVECLEKIKSNPQRWKSSFSLKAGALLRLIRDFDFIVPMVALKNTSSFTRELSAGLQKDHFSAASQLCQISGIVATLNRVKTNIKVFHQNWFDEACALAQSLGVQIKVPDNSSASRDSMMKPALYYKDALSVPLVDNLTNAVKDHFSEDHKEALNFLSLVPCSVTVSYMFEILRSKPPLYASDLPDSDNFFTELCCWRVKWKTKVASVTIPDTIFQTLRLPLMQYFGNINTLLRIMSVLPSTVLENCGEVMRHKMFQEYLRNTSPKDRSPCLAMLQVGTNFSRDLDRMVTKCLKVTPQALEGICLDKESKSLMKNSEANMEVDHGKDGTEDLENQSSDKKENQEMKAVDENGHTGDNRQSLEMVFRLAARLGKKKCQLSELSKEDQVLLIQDLGLCHWFGRDGKFTLNVGEEEMVELLTKSIREVILLEIQESPFFSLITDKPVVIANKSYLPVFVRYVGECAPKVELIGFLRFFETCDVDVQVKNLSATITEDWGLPMSQCRGQAFMRMGSGCHSLKKMSLEFLESYPLSVITPSESCGLACWLAGSVHCPPVTKMLGIVEDLLLFFDQSPGLEAELAQAVDGLLNTPREALEEIPETCCSRWKKREDFFDLLVDTLEGVLSCLDSVSSSATGNMSLHAQVLATALRERDFVVTLVILKNACSPLRNCSTVFRCGNPADIICEVEKIVPIIETLNKMLENISTVHTPWFEEAFQLASKVAPQQVCFPEEANSYESPEVYYRDNFSVPVLRCLIDEMKYNFSDSHLKALKLLSLLPTCNPQPISEPIRAESTDKLYSLYLSDLPDPDTVEQDISNWATVWKEKYQDMSPPASISEILLHPESQSHPTVTMLLRLVAVLPSVSMEWDLMKTTLNSMRALLKNTVCKGSKTDTVMLLMHYPTVQRLREVIEKCIEVDPESIPCLEQVKKQMKGLKLESDFRAFDVNPDERHEQTVEEHQADMAEQPLAGELQEEDGVLMAEDGVLMMEDGVLMAEDGAAMVAEDGAAMVAEDGAALVAEDGAALVAEDGVGGGAALVAVDGAAQEGVGVAQEGVAQVQEGVAQVQEGVAQAQEGVAQAQEGVAQAQEGVAQAQEGVAQAQEGVAQAQEGVAQAQEGVAQAQEGVAQAQEGVAQAQEGVAQAQEGVAQAQEGVAKGQAQGGVAQAQDRVSQGQAQDGVSQGQAQDGVSQGQAQDGVSQGQAQDGVSQGQAQDGVSQGQAQDGVSQGQAQDGVSQGQAQDGVSQGQAQDGVAQGQAQDGVVMVEDRVVGQRQAMSFYDPPVREEILKELWDSQFFTIITEQAVEIEGQLYVPLCIRYLDKQDTQCEETVAFIPFSQDTAVLADAIETALSEKWGLNMAYCRGQALLSVGEVGSRMRAVSAVIAQKYPLAMQMVSSAVSLNVWLARSSPAVAAADCAVSVENMLQWLTEDAERQIKLEEVIIAIFQHDEGKGNELRDKLIKNWEKSHDMHDLMVELLEVVMLCLNELKSEESSLGSGQALLYFDKVRRFEFIFTAVVLKNVLSSTKKLSQSLQGKPLDVLLAMNSLPDLLTSLNELKSDIDTHHKAWFKEAVSLASKLQITLLHSALLEPLSQFYKMAVSQKVIEHSIAEVSEFFTEKVLSTLRCLEIVPYAMSKLENSSVNAHVFRMYKDDMPDLVSLPTEMKSWREKWLDPMSGYLPATVLDTLKASDIRSFSNIETLLRLLVILPFSRRESTFRQGKRSLQGFIQQETRSLSELHPL